The following proteins are encoded in a genomic region of Sorangiineae bacterium MSr12523:
- the def gene encoding peptide deformylase — translation MAIRTILHYPDKRLRIPGEKVDPARIADKEIQTLIDDMAETMYAAPGVGLAATQIGVALQIFIIDVAAEDEPSDLRVFINPEIIEKHDEIVWTEGCLSFPGVTEEIERAAHVRCRALDRNGKPFEIEADELLAVAIQHENDHLLGKLMIDRLGPLKKRLLHRKMQKRAEATQSV, via the coding sequence ATGGCCATTCGCACGATTTTGCACTACCCGGACAAGCGCCTTCGCATTCCGGGCGAAAAAGTAGACCCTGCCCGCATCGCGGATAAGGAAATCCAGACGCTCATCGACGACATGGCCGAAACCATGTACGCCGCGCCCGGTGTGGGCCTGGCCGCTACGCAGATCGGCGTTGCGCTGCAGATTTTCATCATCGACGTCGCGGCTGAAGACGAGCCGAGCGATCTGCGGGTCTTCATCAACCCCGAGATCATCGAGAAGCACGACGAGATCGTGTGGACCGAAGGGTGCCTCAGCTTCCCGGGCGTCACCGAGGAAATCGAGCGCGCCGCCCACGTGCGTTGCCGCGCCCTCGACCGCAACGGCAAGCCGTTCGAAATCGAAGCGGACGAGCTTCTCGCCGTGGCCATCCAGCACGAGAACGATCACTTGCTTGGCAAGCTGATGATCGATCGCCTCGGCCCGCTGAAGAAGCGCCTCCTGCACCGCAAGATGCAGAAACGTGCTGAAGCCACGCAGTCCGTTTGA
- the rpiB gene encoding ribose 5-phosphate isomerase B — MSERIVLASDHGGLELKKELVEGLREGGYTVFDIGTHTTESTDYPDYAHQAVRGMLEGSYDRCILVCGTGVGMAMTANRHRGARAVNCSDVFTARYSRAHNDSNVLCLGGRVVGFGLAWEIVKTWLTTPFGGDKRHIRRVNKIESE; from the coding sequence ATGAGCGAGCGGATCGTTTTGGCTTCCGACCATGGCGGCCTCGAACTGAAGAAAGAGCTCGTCGAGGGGTTGCGCGAAGGGGGCTACACCGTCTTCGACATCGGCACCCACACGACCGAGTCGACGGACTACCCCGACTACGCGCACCAGGCCGTGCGCGGCATGCTCGAGGGCAGCTACGATCGCTGCATCCTCGTGTGCGGCACCGGCGTGGGCATGGCGATGACCGCCAACCGCCACCGTGGCGCCCGCGCGGTCAATTGTTCGGACGTGTTCACCGCCCGCTACAGCCGCGCCCACAACGATTCCAACGTGCTCTGCCTCGGCGGGCGCGTCGTCGGCTTCGGCCTGGCCTGGGAAATCGTGAAGACTTGGCTGACCACGCCCTTCGGGGGCGACAAGCGGCACATACGTAGGGTCAACAAAATCGAGTCCGAATGA
- the fabD gene encoding ACP S-malonyltransferase — protein MSVKTAWFFPGQGSQAVGMAKETLLASAAARDVWDRVDRALGPELRTIVMEGPEENLTLTANAQPAIVTTSLAVLAALRERFPELPLPVMAAGHSLGEYSALAASGALSVEDAARLVRARGLAMQEAVPAGVGAMAAVMALDATIVTEVCAEAEQASPAGEVVRPANFNSPGQVVIAGHAEAVKRAIDIAAGRGGKSKLLNVSAPFHSPLMEPAARALEARLAEVTISPLAFPIVTNVEARPNQDPERVKELLVKQVDGTVRWEETVRFMHEQGITRALEIGPGKALAGLSKRIAKDLKVLSVCDPASFDEIPAFLA, from the coding sequence ATGTCGGTGAAGACGGCATGGTTTTTCCCTGGTCAAGGCTCGCAAGCGGTCGGTATGGCCAAGGAGACTCTCCTTGCGTCTGCGGCCGCGCGCGATGTCTGGGACCGGGTCGATCGCGCACTCGGGCCTGAGCTCCGCACCATCGTGATGGAGGGCCCCGAGGAAAACCTCACCCTCACCGCAAATGCGCAGCCGGCCATCGTCACGACGAGCCTCGCCGTGTTGGCCGCCCTGCGCGAACGCTTTCCGGAACTTCCGCTCCCCGTGATGGCAGCCGGTCACTCGCTTGGCGAGTACTCGGCGCTCGCGGCATCGGGAGCCCTGTCGGTGGAAGACGCGGCTCGCTTGGTTCGCGCACGCGGCCTTGCGATGCAGGAAGCCGTACCCGCAGGGGTTGGCGCCATGGCCGCCGTCATGGCCCTCGACGCGACCATCGTCACCGAAGTGTGCGCGGAGGCGGAGCAAGCCTCGCCTGCCGGTGAGGTGGTGCGACCGGCCAATTTCAATTCACCCGGCCAAGTGGTCATTGCGGGACACGCCGAAGCGGTCAAGCGCGCGATCGACATCGCCGCGGGCCGCGGTGGAAAGAGCAAACTGCTCAACGTGAGCGCGCCCTTCCATTCTCCGCTGATGGAGCCTGCGGCCCGCGCTCTGGAAGCCCGGCTTGCCGAGGTGACCATTTCTCCCCTCGCCTTCCCCATCGTGACCAACGTCGAGGCGCGTCCGAATCAGGATCCGGAACGCGTCAAAGAGCTTTTGGTCAAACAGGTCGATGGCACCGTGCGTTGGGAAGAAACCGTTCGATTCATGCATGAGCAGGGGATCACCCGCGCCCTTGAAATCGGCCCCGGAAAAGCACTCGCAGGGTTGAGCAAGCGCATCGCGAAGGACCTCAAAGTGTTGAGCGTCTGCGATCCCGCATCCTTCGACGAAATTCCGGCCTTTCTAGCGTGA
- a CDS encoding ATP-binding cassette domain-containing protein has protein sequence MIATARLAKAYGGRTLFEDVTLKLVEGSRYGLVGANGSGKTTFLKILAGDEPATDGSATMPPRDRVGVLRQDHFLDDAQIILSLAMMGDATVWRMLQERSRIIDHGEGDPARLADLEEAVGLAGGYTLEARASAILEGLGIPLAVHRMPLSTLSGGFKLRVLLAQVLVGGPDVLLLDEPTNHLDILSIRWLEKFLVGYRGVALVISHDQRFLDNVATHILDVDYDTITPYVGNYAAFVENKRLTRERKETEIAQAEAEIAHKRAYVERFRYKASKARQAQSRLKQIEKIEVEELKTSSRRTPLFRFEPERPSGRDVLTVERVSKAYGTKEVLRDVSLTVRRGEKVGIIGANGLGKSTLLKIVMARLEADTGSAKFGHEARVGYFPQDHHEVLPDPAVTALDYLWNTCPSEATTYVRGQLGRMLFSGESVDKRVGMLSGGEAARLVFARVIVEKPNVLVLDEPTNHLDLEAIDALVDGLLAFDGTVLFVSHDRYFVSRLATRIVEVTANGLRDFPGTYAEYLAALGDDHLDADTVVLKAKAANAAERREDGASTNAVSWEEQRKRRSRVNSLSNRRDKLLASIETAEARKKEILGLYAEAGFFERTPKADVERLELESTELDGSIETWLAEWEQVEAELAELQKGGT, from the coding sequence ATGATCGCCACCGCACGACTCGCCAAGGCCTACGGAGGCCGCACCCTCTTCGAAGACGTCACGCTCAAGCTGGTCGAAGGCTCGCGTTACGGCCTCGTCGGGGCCAACGGCTCGGGAAAAACCACCTTTCTCAAAATTCTCGCCGGGGATGAACCCGCCACCGATGGCAGCGCGACCATGCCGCCGCGCGACCGGGTCGGGGTGTTGCGGCAGGACCATTTTCTCGACGACGCGCAAATCATCCTGAGCTTGGCCATGATGGGCGACGCCACCGTTTGGCGCATGCTGCAGGAGCGCTCGCGCATCATCGACCACGGCGAAGGCGATCCGGCCCGCCTGGCCGACTTGGAGGAGGCCGTTGGACTTGCCGGCGGCTACACGCTGGAGGCGCGTGCCTCGGCCATCCTCGAGGGCCTGGGCATCCCGCTGGCGGTCCACCGCATGCCGCTATCCACCCTGTCGGGCGGGTTCAAGTTGCGGGTGCTCCTCGCGCAGGTGCTCGTCGGAGGCCCCGACGTCCTCTTGCTCGACGAGCCGACGAACCATTTGGACATCCTGTCCATTCGCTGGCTCGAGAAGTTCCTCGTGGGCTACCGCGGCGTGGCGTTGGTCATTTCGCACGACCAGCGCTTTCTCGACAACGTGGCCACGCACATCCTCGACGTCGACTACGACACCATCACGCCGTACGTGGGAAACTACGCCGCGTTCGTCGAGAACAAGCGACTCACGCGCGAGCGCAAGGAGACCGAAATCGCCCAGGCCGAGGCCGAGATTGCCCACAAGCGCGCCTATGTCGAGCGATTCCGCTACAAGGCCAGCAAGGCCCGGCAGGCCCAAAGCCGTTTGAAGCAAATCGAGAAAATCGAAGTCGAGGAGCTGAAAACGAGCTCGCGCCGTACGCCGCTCTTTCGCTTCGAGCCCGAAAGGCCGAGCGGGCGCGACGTCCTCACCGTGGAGCGCGTGTCCAAGGCCTACGGGACGAAGGAGGTCCTGCGCGACGTTTCCCTCACCGTGCGGCGCGGGGAGAAGGTCGGCATCATCGGCGCGAACGGCCTGGGCAAATCCACCTTGCTGAAGATCGTGATGGCCCGCCTCGAGGCGGATACGGGAAGCGCCAAGTTCGGCCACGAGGCGCGCGTGGGCTACTTTCCGCAGGATCACCACGAGGTGCTGCCCGATCCGGCGGTGACGGCGCTCGATTACCTTTGGAACACGTGCCCGTCCGAGGCGACGACCTACGTCCGCGGACAGCTGGGGCGCATGCTCTTTTCCGGCGAGAGCGTCGACAAGCGCGTGGGCATGCTCTCCGGCGGCGAGGCCGCGCGGCTCGTTTTCGCGCGCGTCATCGTGGAGAAGCCCAATGTGCTCGTCCTCGACGAGCCGACGAACCATCTCGATCTGGAGGCGATCGACGCGCTGGTGGACGGTCTGCTCGCCTTCGATGGCACGGTGCTCTTCGTGTCCCACGACCGCTACTTCGTCTCGCGCCTGGCAACGCGCATCGTCGAGGTGACGGCCAATGGTTTGCGTGATTTTCCGGGCACGTACGCCGAATACCTCGCCGCGCTGGGCGATGATCACCTCGATGCCGACACGGTCGTGCTCAAGGCCAAAGCGGCCAATGCGGCCGAGCGCCGCGAGGACGGTGCCAGCACCAACGCGGTGAGCTGGGAGGAGCAACGCAAACGCCGTAGCCGCGTCAATTCGCTGTCCAACCGCCGCGACAAGCTGCTTGCCTCGATCGAAACCGCGGAGGCGCGCAAAAAGGAGATCCTCGGTCTGTACGCCGAGGCGGGGTTCTTCGAGCGGACGCCCAAAGCCGATGTGGAACGCCTCGAGCTCGAAAGCACGGAGCTCGATGGTTCCATCGAGACGTGGCTCGCCGAATGGGAGCAGGTCGAGGCAGAATTGGCCGAGTTGCAGAAGGGAGGCACGTGA
- the ribD gene encoding bifunctional diaminohydroxyphosphoribosylaminopyrimidine deaminase/5-amino-6-(5-phosphoribosylamino)uracil reductase RibD, whose amino-acid sequence MKEPPETGAADAAAKDPADAADVEWMRRALEEGHKGHPSPNPHVGALVVKDGAIVGVGFHARAGEVHAEGAALAAAGEKAEGATLYITLEPCNHFGKTPPCTDAIIAAKVARVVIGCSDPNPNVAGGGIERLRAAGVEVTTFVCEAEAQRLIAPWSKYVTQGLPYVSLKLALSLDGRIATRSGASKWVTGPDARARVHALRAQHDAVAIGIGTALADDPRLTVRDAMGASPVRVVFDTKLRLPPASRLVETAVDVQTWVICNADASTAAEETLTSRGVEVLRAPSSAEGRIDVAAALRLLAARSIVTLMVEGGAELAGSFLASRLADELHAFLAPSLLGPRGRPGAVDWAGPATPADAPHIAEPTWELVGKDAHVYGPLVYP is encoded by the coding sequence ATGAAAGAGCCGCCGGAAACCGGTGCGGCCGATGCCGCGGCCAAGGACCCTGCCGACGCGGCCGATGTCGAATGGATGCGCCGCGCCTTGGAGGAGGGCCACAAGGGCCATCCCTCGCCGAACCCGCACGTGGGTGCGCTGGTCGTCAAAGATGGCGCCATCGTGGGGGTCGGGTTTCACGCGCGCGCGGGTGAAGTGCACGCCGAAGGTGCTGCATTGGCGGCGGCCGGCGAAAAAGCCGAGGGCGCCACGCTCTACATCACGTTGGAGCCGTGCAACCACTTCGGGAAGACGCCCCCCTGCACGGACGCCATCATCGCGGCCAAGGTGGCGCGCGTGGTCATTGGCTGCTCGGATCCCAATCCCAACGTGGCCGGCGGCGGCATCGAGCGCCTGCGGGCCGCAGGCGTCGAGGTCACCACGTTCGTGTGCGAGGCGGAGGCCCAGCGCCTCATCGCGCCGTGGTCGAAGTACGTCACCCAAGGCTTGCCCTACGTCTCGCTGAAGCTGGCCCTGTCGCTCGACGGGCGCATCGCCACACGCTCCGGTGCCTCCAAATGGGTGACGGGCCCGGATGCGCGCGCGCGCGTGCATGCCCTGCGCGCGCAGCACGATGCGGTGGCCATCGGCATCGGCACCGCACTGGCCGACGACCCGCGGCTGACGGTACGGGACGCCATGGGCGCGAGCCCGGTCCGTGTGGTGTTCGACACGAAGTTGCGCCTGCCCCCGGCGAGCCGCCTCGTCGAGACGGCCGTGGACGTGCAAACGTGGGTCATCTGCAACGCGGATGCATCGACGGCCGCGGAGGAGACCCTCACGTCGCGCGGGGTCGAAGTTCTGCGTGCACCGAGCTCGGCGGAAGGCCGCATCGACGTCGCGGCGGCGCTGCGACTGCTCGCGGCACGAAGCATCGTGACGTTGATGGTCGAAGGCGGCGCCGAGCTGGCGGGAAGCTTCCTCGCCTCGCGTTTGGCCGACGAACTGCACGCGTTTCTCGCCCCGAGCCTCCTCGGCCCGCGCGGCCGTCCGGGCGCCGTGGATTGGGCCGGGCCCGCCACGCCAGCCGATGCGCCGCACATTGCCGAACCCACGTGGGAACTCGTCGGCAAGGACGCGCACGTCTACGGGCCGCTCGTCTATCCCTGA
- the nrdR gene encoding transcriptional regulator NrdR, which yields MKCPFCAHLESKVTDSRLSAAGDVTRRRRECESCARRFTTYERVEEIVPLVVKKDGRRENFDRQKLLAGMRKACEKRNVALERIEAIVDQIERELIDTGDKEVGAQQVGERVMNHLRALDDIAYVRFASVYRSFRDLDEFRAELEKIAKLRQLEET from the coding sequence ATGAAGTGCCCATTCTGCGCGCACCTCGAGAGCAAGGTGACCGACTCGCGACTCTCCGCCGCCGGAGACGTGACCCGGCGCCGGCGCGAGTGCGAGAGCTGCGCGCGGCGCTTCACCACCTACGAGAGGGTCGAGGAAATCGTCCCGCTGGTGGTGAAGAAGGACGGGCGCCGGGAGAACTTCGACCGGCAGAAGCTGCTCGCCGGCATGCGCAAGGCCTGCGAAAAGCGCAACGTTGCGCTGGAACGCATCGAGGCCATCGTCGATCAAATCGAGCGTGAGCTCATCGACACGGGGGACAAAGAGGTTGGCGCCCAGCAAGTGGGTGAACGCGTGATGAATCATCTGCGCGCGCTGGACGACATCGCGTACGTGCGCTTCGCCAGCGTGTACCGGTCGTTCCGCGACCTGGATGAGTTCCGCGCGGAGCTCGAAAAAATCGCGAAGCTGCGCCAACTCGAGGAGACGTGA
- a CDS encoding 3-oxoacyl-ACP reductase FabG, which translates to MFRLDSKIALVTGGSRGIGRACVEALARQGATVIINYVKGEAAARELSDQIVAAGGKAEIAGFDVADTAATESQVDAIIKRHGRIDILVASAGIAIDGLLLRLKDEDLDKLFNTNVRGSLTVARAATKSMMRSKWGRIIFLSSVVGEMGNVGQTGYAATKAALIGAAKSIAREYATRNVTANVIAPGFIDTDMTAGMTDPQREAIHKLVPLGRTGKAEEVAAAAVYLASEEAGYITGQVLRVNGGMYV; encoded by the coding sequence ATGTTTCGCCTGGATTCCAAAATTGCTCTCGTCACCGGCGGCTCGCGCGGCATCGGGCGGGCGTGCGTCGAAGCCCTGGCCCGCCAGGGTGCGACCGTCATCATCAACTACGTCAAAGGAGAGGCTGCGGCACGCGAGCTTTCCGACCAGATTGTCGCCGCCGGCGGCAAGGCGGAAATTGCCGGGTTCGACGTCGCCGACACCGCGGCGACCGAATCGCAGGTCGATGCCATCATCAAGCGCCATGGCCGCATCGACATTCTCGTCGCCAGCGCCGGCATCGCCATCGACGGTCTGTTGCTTCGTCTGAAGGACGAGGACCTCGACAAACTTTTCAACACCAACGTGCGTGGCTCCCTCACCGTCGCACGCGCGGCCACCAAGAGCATGATGCGCTCGAAGTGGGGCCGCATCATCTTCCTCTCGAGCGTCGTCGGCGAGATGGGCAACGTCGGCCAGACGGGCTACGCGGCCACCAAAGCGGCCCTCATTGGCGCGGCCAAGTCCATTGCGCGCGAGTACGCGACGCGCAACGTCACGGCCAATGTCATCGCCCCGGGCTTCATCGACACTGACATGACCGCGGGCATGACCGACCCGCAGCGCGAAGCGATCCACAAGCTCGTTCCGCTCGGTCGCACGGGCAAGGCCGAAGAAGTCGCGGCCGCCGCCGTGTACCTCGCGAGCGAGGAAGCAGGCTACATCACCGGTCAGGTCCTTCGGGTCAACGGCGGTATGTACGTCTGA
- the acpP gene encoding acyl carrier protein — MAHDIPAEVKRIIKEQLDVDEKDIKPESTFIDDLGADSLGLVELVLAFEEAFEIDIPDEDTEKIRTVQDAIDYIEKHAKKS; from the coding sequence ATGGCTCACGACATCCCCGCCGAGGTCAAACGCATCATCAAAGAGCAGCTCGATGTCGACGAAAAAGACATCAAGCCGGAATCGACGTTCATCGACGACCTCGGGGCCGACTCGCTCGGCCTGGTCGAGCTGGTGCTCGCTTTCGAAGAAGCTTTCGAGATCGACATCCCGGACGAGGACACCGAGAAAATCCGCACGGTGCAGGACGCCATCGACTACATCGAGAAGCACGCGAAGAAGTCGTAA
- the fabF gene encoding beta-ketoacyl-ACP synthase II, with the protein MERVVITGIGLITPLGIGTQESWRALLAGESGIGRITQFDPTAFRAQIAGEVKGWDGTRFVAKKKLKEMDRFTEFALGAAALAFEDAKLELSEEERDEAGCFIGVGLGGLYTLEKTKQTLTEKGPSKVSPYSIPGIIANLAAGQVSIAHGLRGPSYCTTSACSSGAHAMGEAAEWIRRGRVQVMVAGGSEATITPVGIGGFEAMMALSRRNDDPTRASRPFDKGRDGFVCGEGGGVLILESLTHAKKRGAKIYAEITGYGASSDGHHITHPAPDHEGAQRAMRMALRDANVAPDQVDYVNAHGTSTPAGDTEESKGIVGVFGAHALDKKLWVSSTKSMIGHLLGAAGAVESAIVALAIAEGRIPPTINLDDPDPECTLDYVPNKARERRIRHALNNSFGFGGTNCSLLFSRFEG; encoded by the coding sequence ATGGAACGCGTCGTCATCACCGGCATCGGCCTCATCACTCCCCTCGGGATTGGAACCCAAGAATCCTGGCGAGCTTTGCTCGCGGGCGAAAGCGGCATCGGCCGCATCACCCAATTCGACCCCACGGCCTTTCGCGCCCAGATCGCGGGTGAGGTCAAAGGGTGGGATGGGACGCGGTTCGTCGCGAAGAAGAAGCTCAAGGAGATGGACCGCTTCACCGAGTTTGCCCTCGGCGCGGCCGCTCTGGCCTTCGAAGATGCGAAGCTCGAGCTGAGCGAGGAAGAGCGCGACGAGGCGGGCTGCTTCATCGGCGTCGGCCTGGGTGGGCTCTACACCTTGGAGAAGACCAAGCAGACCCTCACGGAGAAGGGCCCCAGCAAAGTCAGCCCCTATTCCATCCCCGGCATCATCGCGAACCTCGCGGCCGGCCAAGTTTCCATCGCGCACGGGCTGCGCGGTCCCAGTTATTGCACCACCAGCGCCTGCTCCAGCGGCGCACACGCCATGGGCGAGGCGGCCGAGTGGATCCGCCGCGGACGCGTGCAAGTCATGGTCGCGGGCGGCTCGGAAGCGACGATTACGCCCGTCGGCATCGGCGGCTTCGAGGCCATGATGGCCCTGTCGCGCCGCAACGACGACCCCACACGCGCAAGCCGCCCCTTCGACAAGGGACGCGATGGCTTCGTGTGCGGCGAGGGCGGTGGCGTCCTCATTCTCGAATCGCTGACCCACGCCAAGAAGCGCGGCGCGAAGATTTACGCAGAGATCACCGGCTATGGCGCCTCGAGCGACGGCCACCACATCACGCACCCCGCCCCGGATCACGAGGGCGCGCAGCGTGCGATGCGCATGGCGCTTCGGGATGCGAACGTCGCGCCCGACCAGGTCGACTACGTGAATGCGCACGGCACCTCGACGCCGGCAGGCGACACGGAAGAGTCGAAGGGCATCGTGGGCGTCTTCGGCGCACACGCCCTGGACAAGAAGCTTTGGGTGAGCTCCACCAAGTCGATGATCGGCCACCTTCTCGGTGCGGCCGGCGCCGTGGAGAGCGCCATCGTCGCGCTGGCGATCGCCGAAGGGCGCATTCCCCCGACGATCAACCTGGACGATCCCGATCCGGAGTGCACGCTCGACTACGTTCCCAACAAAGCGCGTGAGCGGCGCATCCGCCATGCTCTGAACAACTCGTTCGGCTTCGGCGGGACGAATTGTTCGCTGCTTTTCTCTCGGTTCGAAGGCTAG
- a CDS encoding lipase maturation factor family protein produces MEEQAELARPLVVYDGACGFCKRWIERFRLRTGDAVDYVPYQEFAERFPALSKASETNETSELTEDAFRSALHFIDGNGIVHRGADAVFSALAHAPGGKWLAMLYGGSPGFARASEIVYAWVASHRSAASWLTTVFIGRDVRPATFVLTRWIFLRLLGLCALAAFVSLATQIEGLIGSRGIAPAPPLLGMALGDGALVAIAWTGAIASALVAFDVATGWALLVAWLLYLALANVSGPFLQYQWDALLLETMVAALFLAPWRRLWPSLDRERPPARTALWLLRFLIFKLVFLSGAVKRLSGDPSWRDLTALEYHYWTQPLPASTSWYVTQLPPWVHALSARGMFFIELYLPLLVFVPRRGRWLAFLGFVLLQLAIAATGNYGFFNALTMALAVVLLDDAQILGALPARFRRTLERVRTTAQPLRRVSIVAGLAGALLFFSAERTWYAVRGLQEEPATFRAMGHSLAQLSLVHAYGLFAVMTTTRREIHLEGSDDGVTWQPYTFRYKPDDPRTSPRFIPMHLPRLDWQMWFFALSEDCGEEPVYIAFVARLLDGSPAVSGLLARDPFAGRRPRYIRSRSDMYRFTTRAERAATGAYWAREPTSDYCPILGDR; encoded by the coding sequence GTGGAAGAGCAGGCGGAGCTGGCGCGACCGCTCGTCGTCTACGATGGCGCCTGCGGCTTCTGCAAACGATGGATCGAGCGCTTTCGCCTGCGCACGGGCGACGCCGTGGATTACGTGCCGTACCAGGAGTTCGCCGAGCGGTTTCCGGCGCTGAGCAAGGCAAGCGAGACGAACGAGACGAGCGAGTTGACCGAAGACGCGTTTCGGTCGGCGCTCCACTTCATCGATGGGAACGGCATCGTGCACCGCGGCGCCGATGCTGTCTTCTCCGCGCTGGCGCATGCCCCGGGCGGGAAATGGCTGGCCATGCTCTACGGCGGTTCGCCAGGCTTCGCGCGAGCGAGCGAAATCGTCTACGCGTGGGTCGCGTCCCACCGGAGCGCGGCCTCGTGGCTGACGACGGTCTTCATCGGTCGCGACGTGCGACCCGCGACCTTCGTCCTTACCCGCTGGATCTTCCTTCGCCTCCTGGGGCTCTGCGCGCTCGCCGCATTCGTATCACTGGCCACGCAGATCGAGGGCCTCATTGGCTCGCGCGGCATCGCGCCCGCGCCGCCGCTCCTCGGCATGGCCCTGGGTGACGGTGCGCTCGTGGCAATCGCATGGACCGGCGCGATCGCCTCGGCACTGGTCGCCTTCGACGTGGCCACGGGGTGGGCGCTTCTCGTCGCGTGGCTGCTTTATCTTGCACTGGCCAACGTCTCGGGACCATTTCTGCAATACCAATGGGACGCGCTCCTTCTGGAGACCATGGTCGCGGCGCTCTTCCTCGCGCCATGGCGGCGCCTCTGGCCCTCGCTCGACCGAGAACGGCCTCCCGCCCGCACGGCCCTGTGGCTCCTTCGGTTTCTCATCTTCAAGTTGGTATTCCTCTCCGGCGCCGTCAAACGACTCAGCGGCGATCCCAGCTGGCGCGATCTTACCGCGCTCGAATACCACTATTGGACGCAGCCGCTGCCGGCATCGACGAGCTGGTACGTGACGCAGCTTCCTCCGTGGGTGCACGCGCTTTCGGCGCGCGGCATGTTCTTCATCGAGCTTTACCTGCCGCTCCTCGTCTTCGTCCCGCGGCGCGGGCGGTGGCTCGCGTTCCTCGGATTCGTCCTTTTGCAATTGGCCATTGCGGCGACAGGCAATTACGGATTTTTCAACGCACTCACCATGGCCCTCGCCGTCGTCCTCCTCGACGACGCGCAGATCCTGGGTGCCCTGCCCGCTCGGTTCCGGCGCACCCTCGAACGGGTGCGCACCACCGCGCAACCGCTGCGGCGGGTCTCCATCGTGGCCGGGCTGGCCGGTGCCCTGCTCTTCTTCAGCGCCGAGCGAACCTGGTACGCCGTGCGCGGTTTGCAGGAGGAGCCGGCGACCTTCCGCGCGATGGGGCACTCGCTCGCGCAGCTTTCGCTGGTGCACGCGTACGGGTTGTTCGCCGTCATGACCACCACGCGGCGCGAGATCCACCTCGAGGGAAGCGACGACGGTGTGACCTGGCAGCCCTACACCTTCCGCTACAAACCGGACGACCCGCGCACGTCGCCTCGGTTCATCCCGATGCACTTGCCGCGGCTCGATTGGCAAATGTGGTTCTTCGCCCTTTCCGAAGACTGCGGCGAGGAGCCGGTGTACATCGCCTTCGTCGCGCGCCTGCTCGATGGCTCCCCCGCGGTTTCCGGCCTGCTCGCCCGCGATCCCTTCGCCGGGCGCAGGCCGCGCTACATCCGCAGCCGCTCCGACATGTACCGCTTCACCACCCGCGCCGAACGCGCGGCCACCGGAGCCTACTGGGCACGCGAGCCCACGAGCGATTACTGCCCCATCTTGGGCGACCGCTGA
- a CDS encoding response regulator, with product MDVGRILLIHGEENKAQLLAASLQRHGHQVDVRRSARAGFERACAWLPDCIVCHVNLEDIDGFWVARRIRTELGDVSSTPFLFLTSREERQSLLQGLHVGADATLCEPFTEEELAAQVSALIEMARRLHQRRDSFIDGPVDSSMGAAFRGDLAQMSLATVLMILEMERRTGIVTVVTVGGRKATMTVADSGFVACTLDEAERPPTDVLREVLHWKRGRFWFRPTEKADETKDVAIRGSIGAVLLDAMRLGDEATILGPDEIEVDLSPSSRPAIPSSKRGV from the coding sequence GTGGACGTGGGGAGAATCCTCCTCATACATGGGGAAGAGAACAAGGCGCAGCTTCTAGCTGCAAGTCTGCAACGGCACGGTCACCAGGTGGACGTTCGGCGCAGTGCGCGCGCGGGCTTCGAACGGGCATGTGCATGGTTGCCCGACTGCATCGTGTGCCATGTGAACCTGGAGGACATCGACGGCTTCTGGGTGGCGCGGCGCATTCGCACGGAGCTTGGGGATGTCTCCAGCACACCGTTCCTCTTTCTGACGTCGCGCGAAGAGCGGCAATCGCTGCTGCAAGGGCTCCACGTCGGGGCGGACGCCACGCTTTGCGAGCCGTTCACCGAGGAGGAGCTGGCCGCCCAGGTCTCGGCGCTCATCGAGATGGCTCGGCGGCTTCACCAGCGGCGCGACTCGTTCATCGACGGTCCGGTCGACTCCTCGATGGGCGCCGCCTTCCGCGGGGATCTCGCCCAGATGTCGCTGGCCACGGTTCTCATGATCCTCGAGATGGAGCGCCGCACCGGCATCGTCACGGTCGTCACCGTCGGCGGGCGCAAGGCCACCATGACGGTCGCCGACAGCGGCTTCGTCGCTTGCACCTTGGACGAGGCCGAGCGCCCGCCCACGGACGTGTTGCGCGAGGTGCTCCACTGGAAGCGCGGCCGCTTTTGGTTCCGTCCGACCGAAAAGGCCGACGAGACGAAGGACGTCGCCATCCGCGGCTCCATCGGCGCGGTCCTGCTCGATGCGATGCGCCTCGGCGACGAGGCCACCATTTTGGGCCCGGACGAAATCGAGGTCGATCTCTCGCCGAGCTCGCGGCCGGCCATTCCGAGCAGCAAGCGCGGGGTCTAA